A genomic region of Janthinobacterium lividum contains the following coding sequences:
- a CDS encoding ribonuclease T2 family protein: MKIRSVLPALAAVFLSLSAGAVHAADATCAIPRNVSYYDYDVKPSDEKNTCYKQSTNVPTDYFMLALSWSPGFCDSQRRRGAVSKKAAFQCAESNQFGWIVHGLWAQSANPATCDDISVTPPRKTELHPRYCKGNLPKLAPSDILPYMCMQPGEALLQGEWEKHGACDFDTAKEYFEKERELFQALKLPDSTMPKNELFQWMKQHNPQLKGRWLGYEKHSGELRICYSKDFKVIDCQK, encoded by the coding sequence ATGAAAATCCGCTCTGTCTTGCCCGCGCTGGCCGCCGTGTTCCTCAGCCTGTCTGCCGGCGCCGTCCACGCGGCCGACGCCACGTGCGCCATTCCCCGCAACGTCAGCTACTACGATTACGACGTCAAGCCGTCGGACGAGAAAAACACGTGCTACAAGCAAAGCACGAACGTGCCCACCGATTACTTCATGCTGGCGCTGTCGTGGTCGCCAGGCTTTTGCGACAGCCAGCGCCGCCGTGGCGCAGTGTCGAAAAAGGCTGCCTTCCAGTGCGCCGAGAGCAACCAGTTCGGCTGGATCGTACATGGCTTGTGGGCGCAGTCGGCCAATCCGGCCACCTGCGACGACATTTCCGTGACGCCGCCGCGCAAGACGGAACTGCACCCGCGCTATTGCAAGGGCAATCTGCCGAAGCTGGCGCCGTCCGACATCCTGCCCTACATGTGCATGCAGCCGGGCGAAGCCTTGCTGCAGGGTGAATGGGAAAAGCATGGTGCCTGCGATTTCGATACGGCCAAGGAATATTTCGAAAAGGAACGCGAACTGTTCCAGGCCTTGAAGTTGCCGGATTCCACCATGCCAAAGAACGAGCTGTTCCAGTGGATGAAGCAGCATAACCCGCAACTGAAGGGCCGTTGGCTCGGCTATGAAAAGCACTCGGGCGAGTTGCGCATCTGCTATTCGAAAGACTTCAAGGTCATCGACTGCCAGAAGTAA